The Nitrospira tepida genome includes a window with the following:
- a CDS encoding short chain dehydrogenase has product MRIAVIGATGTIGQAVCRALASRHEVIKVGNKGGDFQVDLANPDSIRSLYQAIGPVDAVVSAAGRAAFADLTKLTDEDFAFSLSHKLMGQVNLVRIGAALLRDRGSFTLTSGVLSQEPMKGSAAISLVNGGLDGFVRAAALELPRGLRINVVSPTWVTETLKARGMDLAGGMPADEVALAYVESVEGTQTGQVLNTRMFRR; this is encoded by the coding sequence ATGCGAATCGCAGTGATCGGTGCGACCGGGACGATCGGGCAGGCCGTGTGCCGGGCATTGGCGTCTCGGCACGAGGTGATCAAGGTCGGGAACAAGGGCGGGGACTTTCAGGTCGATCTTGCCAATCCCGACTCGATCCGATCTCTCTACCAGGCGATCGGTCCGGTGGATGCCGTGGTCTCGGCAGCCGGACGGGCCGCCTTTGCGGACTTGACGAAACTGACGGATGAGGATTTTGCATTCAGCCTGTCCCATAAACTGATGGGGCAGGTGAATCTGGTCCGGATCGGAGCCGCATTGTTGCGAGACCGGGGATCGTTCACGCTCACCAGCGGCGTGTTGAGCCAGGAGCCGATGAAGGGGAGTGCGGCGATCAGCCTGGTCAACGGGGGGCTCGACGGGTTTGTGCGGGCGGCGGCGCTGGAGTTGCCGCGTGGCCTTCGCATCAATGTGGTGAGCCCCACCTGGGTGACCGAAACCTTGAAGGCCCGCGGAATGGATCTGGCCGGCGGCATGCCGGCCGACGAGGTCGCGCTCGCCTATGTGGAAAGCGTCGAAGGAACGCAAACGGGCCAGGTGCTCAATACGAGAATGTTCAGAAGATAA
- a CDS encoding FKBP-type peptidyl-prolyl cis-trans isomerase → MVVAQGLVVSLEYTLRLDNAEIIDSTEGKAPLTYTHGAQEIITGLEKELEGMAVGERKQVTVSPSEGYGEVHPEGRFEVAKDRVPAEALRIGATLQGEGPDGKPVYPHVAEIREHTVLLDLNHPLAGQTLHFDVTVVDIQAQA, encoded by the coding sequence ATGGTTGTCGCACAGGGGTTGGTCGTGTCGCTCGAATATACGTTGCGGCTCGACAATGCCGAGATCATCGATTCGACGGAGGGCAAGGCGCCGCTGACCTATACGCACGGGGCACAGGAAATCATCACGGGCTTGGAAAAGGAACTCGAAGGCATGGCGGTGGGTGAGCGCAAGCAGGTGACGGTGAGCCCGAGCGAAGGCTACGGCGAAGTGCATCCGGAGGGGCGGTTCGAAGTCGCCAAGGACCGCGTTCCTGCCGAGGCGCTGCGAATCGGGGCCACGCTTCAGGGCGAGGGGCCGGACGGCAAGCCCGTGTATCCCCATGTGGCGGAGATTCGGGAGCACACCGTGCTGCTCGATCTCAACCATCCGCTGGCGGGCCAGACGCTCCACTTCGACGTCACGGTGGTCGATATCCAGGCGCAGGCGTAG
- a CDS encoding MBL fold metallo-hydrolase, producing the protein MARGYHPSESSVELLPVDRLEVQVLVDNVSDQLSTNPNGVRSELARLLSAGMTEWGGESICCAHHGLSLILTAHANGARHTLLFDTGPEGYAVERNGQRLGVAFGAIECVMLSHGHWDHGGGLPKALELISHNKDRKVPVYLHPDVFRSRGFRLPSGEVVPFKDVPRPEALSKKGGSVVCVSEPRCLLEGCFYISGEIARVTTYEQGFPNHMRKAEDGVTWEPDPFIMDEQFLAVRVKEKGLIILTACSHAGVVNVSKQARATFPAIPLYAVMGGFHLSGSGPEKIIPETVRDLLSFDLKMIIPGHCTGWRAITALVNAFGEEVVVPSAVGKHYRFG; encoded by the coding sequence ATGGCAAGGGGATACCATCCGTCGGAATCCTCTGTTGAACTGCTCCCGGTCGATCGACTGGAAGTCCAAGTACTGGTGGACAACGTCTCCGACCAACTTTCGACCAACCCCAACGGCGTACGATCGGAATTGGCCCGCCTGTTGAGCGCCGGGATGACCGAATGGGGCGGTGAGTCCATCTGTTGCGCCCATCACGGGCTGTCCCTGATCCTGACCGCTCACGCAAACGGCGCGAGGCATACCCTGCTCTTCGACACCGGCCCAGAAGGATACGCTGTTGAACGAAACGGGCAACGGCTGGGCGTCGCGTTCGGCGCGATCGAGTGTGTCATGCTCTCACACGGTCATTGGGATCACGGCGGCGGGCTGCCCAAGGCGCTGGAGTTGATCTCCCACAACAAAGACCGGAAGGTACCCGTATATCTCCACCCGGACGTGTTCCGATCGCGGGGGTTCAGGCTTCCCTCGGGAGAGGTTGTGCCTTTTAAGGATGTGCCTCGGCCAGAAGCCCTGTCAAAGAAGGGCGGTTCAGTGGTCTGTGTCTCAGAACCAAGATGCCTGCTCGAAGGATGCTTCTATATCAGCGGCGAGATCGCGCGAGTCACCACCTACGAACAGGGCTTCCCGAACCACATGCGGAAGGCGGAAGACGGCGTCACATGGGAACCAGACCCCTTCATCATGGATGAGCAGTTCCTGGCGGTGAGGGTGAAAGAGAAAGGCCTCATCATCCTCACCGCCTGCTCCCATGCGGGAGTCGTCAACGTGTCGAAGCAAGCCCGAGCCACGTTCCCCGCCATCCCCCTCTATGCGGTCATGGGTGGATTCCATTTGTCCGGCTCCGGTCCGGAAAAGATCATCCCCGAAACCGTGAGGGACTTGCTGAGCTTTGATCTCAAAATGATCATCCCGGGTCATTGTACCGGTTGGCGGGCCATCACGGCTTTGGTGAATGCCTTCGGCGAGGAGGTCGTCGTGCCATCTGCCGTGGGGAAACATTATCGTTTTGGATGA
- a CDS encoding ribonuclease H-like domain-containing protein: MIASTFLFLPGIAAVRERQLWSSGILTWQTFLETCRIPRVSGTWKTHYDELVKAAQEQYERDNPRWFAPRLKTREHWRLYEWLRPRTVFLDIETAGPFGDVTVVGLFGQGRMVQLVRGETLTEARLGEHLSQYDLLVTFNGAGFDLPCLRSQFPRLPLDHAHLDLRFAGRALQWRGGLKQVERQAGIERPAGIDGLDGWDAVRLWNQWRRGHDPAALERLLAYNAADCINLEPLADLLYSGLRERCGLDGFFNHERPALLGATSGGL, translated from the coding sequence ATGATTGCATCCACTTTTCTCTTCCTTCCCGGCATCGCCGCCGTGCGCGAGCGGCAATTGTGGTCGAGCGGCATCCTCACTTGGCAAACGTTCCTGGAGACCTGCCGGATTCCCCGTGTCAGCGGGACTTGGAAAACACACTATGATGAGCTGGTGAAGGCCGCGCAAGAGCAGTATGAAAGGGACAATCCACGTTGGTTTGCGCCGCGCCTCAAGACGCGCGAGCACTGGCGGCTGTATGAATGGCTCCGTCCACGTACCGTTTTCCTTGATATCGAGACTGCCGGCCCTTTCGGCGACGTGACCGTCGTCGGCCTGTTCGGACAGGGCCGGATGGTACAGCTCGTTCGCGGGGAGACCTTGACGGAGGCGCGGCTCGGCGAGCACCTTTCGCAATACGACCTGCTCGTCACGTTCAACGGCGCCGGCTTCGACTTGCCTTGCTTACGAAGCCAATTCCCGCGGCTCCCGCTTGATCACGCGCATCTGGATCTCCGTTTCGCAGGCCGCGCGCTCCAATGGAGAGGCGGGCTCAAACAGGTAGAACGGCAGGCCGGCATCGAACGGCCGGCTGGGATCGACGGGTTGGACGGGTGGGATGCCGTGCGCCTGTGGAATCAGTGGCGGCGCGGGCACGATCCGGCGGCGCTCGAACGGCTGTTGGCCTACAACGCCGCCGATTGCATCAACCTCGAGCCGCTGGCCGACCTCCTCTACTCCGGCCTGCGGGAACGATGCGGTCTCGACGGATTCTTCAATCATGAGCGTCCTGCTCTTCTCGGTGCGACATCCGGCGGCCTCTGA
- a CDS encoding DUF4412 domain-containing protein, which translates to MKNLSVGAALVLGAALLPVPSVRAVPLVEPQVEYSADSVMETELMTMRGRIYYTPAKQRNDMGVPGMDGASYMIIHRDKNVIWNVMPDAKMYMEMSLDASDVQDLKNLDWQETVVGEEIVNGMKTTKYKAIATAKDGKKYGGFSWRTKDGVTVKADLLYKEGTETHRIKMELTNLKVGKQDPKLFEVPATFAKTDMGAMMGMGHGRKGRPDLSEMMKGMKQEAPGKDQPDMDAINNMMKQMMGK; encoded by the coding sequence ATGAAGAACCTGTCTGTGGGCGCAGCCCTGGTCTTGGGCGCCGCCCTGCTGCCGGTCCCATCCGTCCGGGCCGTACCGTTGGTGGAACCGCAGGTCGAATACTCGGCGGACTCCGTCATGGAAACCGAACTCATGACGATGAGGGGCCGGATCTATTACACCCCTGCCAAGCAGCGGAACGACATGGGTGTTCCGGGAATGGACGGGGCTTCCTACATGATCATCCACCGGGACAAGAACGTGATATGGAACGTCATGCCGGACGCCAAGATGTATATGGAGATGTCGCTGGACGCCTCCGATGTCCAGGATCTCAAGAACCTGGATTGGCAGGAGACAGTCGTCGGCGAGGAAATCGTCAACGGGATGAAGACGACGAAATACAAGGCCATCGCCACGGCGAAGGACGGCAAGAAATACGGCGGATTCTCCTGGCGGACCAAGGACGGCGTCACGGTCAAGGCCGATCTCTTGTACAAAGAGGGAACCGAGACGCATCGGATCAAGATGGAGCTGACGAATCTCAAGGTAGGCAAACAGGACCCCAAGTTGTTCGAAGTCCCGGCTACCTTTGCCAAGACCGACATGGGAGCCATGATGGGCATGGGCCATGGCCGGAAGGGCAGACCCGATCTGTCCGAGATGATGAAGGGCATGAAGCAGGAGGCGCCAGGGAAGGACCAGCCTGATATGGACGCGATCAACAACATGATGAAACAGATGATGGGCAAGTAA
- the nfi gene encoding deoxyribonuclease V (cleaves DNA at apurinic or apyrimidinic sites) gives MNVGQFHSWTVTPREAVRIQEQIRALVIPRGRTPRPKLVAGADAAFDLHARQVYAAVVVLAYPDLEVVETAVSRHRLSFPYVPGLLSFREAPALLRAFSKLRHEPDVVFIDGHGLSHPRAAGLACHIGLCLEKPTIGCAKSRLIGGYREPGPKRGATSPLLSRDKKVIGSVLRTCDNVRPVFVSVGHRIGLAQAVRLTLACGKGYRVPEPTRQADILAERAKREAAGSG, from the coding sequence ATGAACGTCGGGCAGTTCCACTCCTGGACGGTCACCCCGCGCGAGGCGGTACGGATTCAAGAACAGATACGAGCCCTCGTGATCCCGCGGGGACGGACGCCTCGTCCGAAATTGGTCGCGGGAGCCGACGCCGCCTTCGATCTTCACGCTCGGCAGGTCTATGCGGCCGTCGTCGTGCTGGCCTATCCCGATCTCGAGGTCGTCGAGACGGCCGTATCACGCCATCGCCTGTCCTTTCCCTATGTTCCCGGTCTCCTGTCGTTTCGTGAAGCGCCGGCGCTCCTGCGCGCCTTCTCGAAACTTCGACATGAGCCCGATGTCGTGTTTATCGATGGGCACGGTCTGTCGCATCCCCGCGCGGCCGGCCTGGCCTGCCACATCGGCCTGTGCCTGGAGAAGCCGACGATCGGCTGCGCCAAGTCACGGTTGATCGGCGGCTATCGCGAGCCCGGGCCCAAGCGGGGAGCGACTTCCCCACTCCTCAGCCGCGACAAGAAGGTGATCGGCTCGGTCCTCCGCACCTGCGACAATGTGCGACCAGTGTTCGTCTCGGTCGGTCATCGCATCGGCCTCGCCCAAGCCGTCCGATTGACGCTCGCCTGTGGCAAGGGATACCGGGTTCCCGAACCGACGAGGCAGGCCGATATCCTGGCCGAACGAGCGAAACGGGAGGCGGCTGGTTCGGGATGA
- a CDS encoding DNA-3-methyladenine glycosylase I translates to MQKGGRKTRKTAAKGASPSKPRCAWAGDKPHMIRYHDEEWGRPVHDDRRHFEMLLLEGAQAGLSWETILRRREGYRRAFAGFDPAKVATFDAKKKAALLKDAGIIRNRLKIDAAVANAQAFLKIQKEFGSFDRYVWPFVGGRPKVNHWTRIAQVPATSPESDALSKDLKKRGFRFVGSTIIYAHMQAVGMVNDHLLDCFVRTSRSRKASRKSRIP, encoded by the coding sequence ATGCAGAAGGGCGGCAGGAAGACGAGGAAGACCGCTGCAAAAGGGGCGAGTCCTTCCAAGCCTCGGTGCGCATGGGCGGGAGACAAGCCTCACATGATCCGCTACCACGATGAAGAGTGGGGCAGGCCCGTCCACGACGATCGGCGCCATTTTGAGATGTTGCTGCTGGAAGGGGCGCAGGCCGGCCTGTCCTGGGAGACGATCCTGCGCCGGCGCGAGGGCTATCGTCGGGCCTTTGCCGGGTTCGATCCGGCGAAGGTGGCCACGTTCGATGCGAAGAAGAAGGCGGCGCTGCTCAAGGACGCCGGCATCATCCGCAATCGCCTGAAGATCGATGCCGCCGTGGCAAATGCGCAGGCCTTCCTGAAGATCCAAAAGGAATTCGGCTCGTTCGATCGATACGTCTGGCCGTTCGTCGGGGGGAGGCCGAAGGTCAATCACTGGACGAGGATTGCTCAGGTGCCGGCCACCAGTCCGGAGAGCGACGCGCTGTCGAAGGATCTCAAAAAACGCGGCTTCCGCTTCGTCGGCAGCACGATCATCTATGCCCACATGCAGGCGGTCGGCATGGTGAATGATCACCTGCTCGACTGTTTCGTGCGGACATCACGGTCGCGGAAGGCGAGCCGGAAATCAAGAATCCCATAG
- a CDS encoding Slp family lipoprotein, whose amino-acid sequence MNKPTASLAPSQSLELKSPRLAIIAFLFLAVCATEGCRPPVPPRYLAQAEKDVTLTALMAHPDRYRDKVVMLGGVVVEERLDQDQLWVRLKNRPLDDTYRPHRPVTQDSPEAGYFWVTASNRSRFSGQYRHWARITVVGRVVGTWSASPHGASGSEPVLSLLYARGWTSSGASHDNAWEISTDPNAIMNVPAGLGGEFGPAP is encoded by the coding sequence ATGAACAAGCCGACCGCATCGTTGGCGCCAAGCCAATCGCTCGAGTTGAAATCGCCTCGCTTGGCCATTATTGCTTTCCTCTTCCTTGCTGTCTGTGCGACGGAAGGCTGCCGCCCTCCGGTTCCTCCACGATACCTCGCGCAGGCGGAAAAGGACGTGACCTTGACGGCGCTCATGGCCCATCCCGATCGGTATCGCGACAAGGTTGTGATGCTGGGCGGGGTGGTTGTGGAGGAGCGGCTGGATCAGGACCAGCTCTGGGTCCGGCTCAAGAATCGTCCGCTCGATGATACCTACCGCCCCCACCGTCCGGTGACGCAGGACAGTCCCGAGGCCGGCTACTTCTGGGTGACCGCGTCGAACCGGAGCCGGTTTTCCGGCCAGTATCGCCATTGGGCCCGCATCACGGTCGTCGGACGCGTCGTCGGCACCTGGTCTGCCTCGCCCCACGGGGCTTCCGGCAGCGAACCAGTCCTCTCGCTCCTGTACGCCAGAGGCTGGACCTCATCCGGCGCCAGTCATGACAATGCCTGGGAAATCTCGACGGACCCGAACGCAATCATGAACGTGCCGGCGGGGCTTGGCGGGGAATTTGGTCCTGCGCCATAG
- a CDS encoding DUF3568 family protein: MRSGRTISAELKPPAWMSHLVLCLMLGAFASGCVALAVGAAGGVAGAVYVMGKLKDEVNHDVPTVHAAAVEAMKDLDLKLSEDKADKVSAHLESEFADGKHVWIDLESIPESRTSLTIRVGLTGDEVRARKIHEAIKRHLPSSA; encoded by the coding sequence ATGCGGTCAGGTCGAACGATATCGGCGGAACTGAAGCCACCTGCCTGGATGAGTCATCTCGTGCTCTGCCTGATGTTGGGGGCCTTTGCCTCCGGCTGCGTCGCGCTGGCGGTCGGCGCGGCGGGCGGAGTGGCCGGGGCCGTGTACGTGATGGGCAAGCTCAAGGATGAAGTGAATCACGACGTCCCTACCGTCCACGCGGCGGCCGTGGAGGCCATGAAGGACTTGGATCTGAAATTGTCAGAAGACAAGGCCGACAAGGTGTCGGCCCATCTCGAATCAGAATTCGCCGACGGGAAACACGTCTGGATTGATCTGGAATCTATTCCGGAGAGCCGCACCAGCCTGACCATTCGAGTCGGGCTCACCGGGGACGAGGTGCGGGCAAGAAAAATTCATGAGGCGATCAAGCGCCACCTGCCGTCGTCCGCGTAA